TACTAGTTTTCCGGTGATTTCGTACGACATTCATTTATAATTTATTAGCCGTAAAAGTAGCATTAAAATATTCTTTAAACAGAAAAAATGCGAATCGAGGTAGAATTATATTGTACCTTCCGACATTAACCGCTAACTGATATGTACAGGAGAAATTCTATTTTCTTTGGTCTCTTTATTGCACTATCCTCCTGCAGTACTTTTTATCAACCAACATCTTTACAGCATACCCAATACAAGATCGATGGATCGATTCGTAATGATTCATCTGTGATGGTGATGTTGCAACCGTACACGATGAATATCAACGCAACCATGAATCAGGTGATCGGTAGCAGTGCAGATACTTATACCAATAAACGCCCTGAATCTGAGATCGGCAATTTTTTAGTGGATTGCTATAAAGAGATGGGTGAAAAAAAATTCGGTCGCAAGATTGATGTTGCATTCATGAATGCAGGAGGTATTCGTAGTTATCTGGCCAAAGGGAATATTACCGTAGGAAAGATTTTTGAGATCATGCCTTTTGATAATCTCCTTGTCTTACAGGAATTGAAAGGAACTGTTTTGCAAGCGTACCTTGATGTGATGGCAGCAGATGGTGGCTGGCCGGTATCAAAAGGAACTACACTCCAGATAAAGAATAAAAAGGCAACCCGTGTCATGATCAATGGCAAACCTTTAGATCCGAATGTGATCTACACGGTTGCTCATTCCGACTATGTAGCCAATGGAGGAAGTGATTGTAGCATGTTAAAATCGATCCCACAGATCAACCGAGGATACCTGATGCGCGATGCGATATTAGAATATGTCAATATGCAAACAACCGCAGGAAAAACTATTCAGCCAATCATTGAAAACCGTGTGACGAATGCCGATTAACAGACGAAAATTCATACAGGAGACAAGTGCTGCATTGTTGGCATCTACATTGATACCCTTCAATGGCGATGCAGTTGCCGATCCTGTACAAAAATTGACCATACTGCATACCAATGATGTACACAGCCGTTTGGAGCCTTTTCCTATGGATGGCAGCCGTAACCAGGGATTGGGTGGGGTAGCTGCAAGAGCGGCCCTCATTTCGAAGATCAGACAGGATGAGGAACAGGTTTTGGTACTGGATGCCGGAGATATATTCCAAGGCACCCCTTATTTTAATATCTATAAGGGTGAGCCAGAGATCAAAGCAATGTCAGC
Above is a genomic segment from Sediminibacterium sp. KACHI17 containing:
- a CDS encoding 5'-nucleotidase C-terminal domain-containing protein, producing MYRRNSIFFGLFIALSSCSTFYQPTSLQHTQYKIDGSIRNDSSVMVMLQPYTMNINATMNQVIGSSADTYTNKRPESEIGNFLVDCYKEMGEKKFGRKIDVAFMNAGGIRSYLAKGNITVGKIFEIMPFDNLLVLQELKGTVLQAYLDVMAADGGWPVSKGTTLQIKNKKATRVMINGKPLDPNVIYTVAHSDYVANGGSDCSMLKSIPQINRGYLMRDAILEYVNMQTTAGKTIQPIIENRVTNAD